A genomic region of Cotesia glomerata isolate CgM1 linkage group LG9, MPM_Cglom_v2.3, whole genome shotgun sequence contains the following coding sequences:
- the LOC123271176 gene encoding sushi, von Willebrand factor type A, EGF and pentraxin domain-containing protein 1 isoform X3: MLIRAVAAVWVAVLLCHLHIASSQVSNVFTCPNGWELKGIYCYKFFNIKHSWEKAAELCRRYGSELMVVESYSENNMSASIVGKHLDKYWLGLASLDDLRTNTLESAAGMLVSQYAGFWASKQPDPKSGECVDFAISDDQQQSWELTTCESLLPFMCKANACPAGSFHCSNGKCINAAFKCDKQDDCGDYSDEIDCPNNCQYYMASSGDVVESPNYPHKYTPLSNCKWTLEGPQGHNILLQFQEFETEKSFDIVQILVGGRTEEKSVNLATLSGKEELANKRFVSASNFMIIKFSTDGSVERKGFRASWKTEPQTCGGILRATPQGQVLTSPGYPQNYPGGLECLYILQAQPGRIISIEIEELDLQTNRDYILVRDGESPMSRPIVRLTGKTENNPAVIISTSNNLYLYFKTSLGDSRRGFSIRYTQGCRATIVALNGTVQSPSYGLNEYPNNQECLYRIKNPKGVALSLKFTNFNVHNTDYVQVYDGSNTNGLRLHSGNGFTSNTRPKITLTAESGEMLVRFVSDALRSATGWQATFSADCPHLLPGEGALASSRDTAFGTVITFSCPLGQEFATGKPKITTECLPGGNWSVTYIPKCQEVYCGPVPQIDNGFSIGSSNVTYHGLATYQCYAGFAFPSGRPTEKISCLADGRWEKKPSCLASQCAPLPEAPNANITILNGGGRSYGTIVRFECEPGYVRTGHPVILCMSNGTWSDNVPTCSRAKCAILPSLKNGFLVDTSREYFYGDEARVQCNRGYKLTGSNIITCGAEQRFENVPSCEDINECASSQCDLASTECVNTPGAFACKCKSGFTPAMDCRSVGDLGMINGGIPDESITVSSSENGYSKAGVRLNSGDGWCGNDVERGMNWVMIDMKAPTIIRGFRTQVVARLDRNIAFTSAIRIQYTDDLTDAFTDYTNPDGTPVEFRTVEPILSILNLPVLIEARYIRFRIQDYVGAPCIKLELMGCTRLECTDINECANNNGGCHQKCINSPGSYSCMCNTGYELYKGNGTAGFAIARSETGERDGDLYQRNKTCVPVMCPNLPAPENGKIMLTKDQFHFGDVIRFQCNFGYVLAGSSAVICTSSGAWNGTTPECQFAKCVSLPDDKNEGLSVIRSDETSVLVPFGQNVTLKCGNSGRYLRNTATAGFRQCVYDPKPGLPDYWLSGFQPACPRSNCGKPLPTPGAEYGQYADTKYQSSFFFGCQDTFKLAGQTNRHDNVVRCQANGVWDFGDLRCEGPVCEDPGRPSDGFQVARSYEQGSEVNFGCNRPGYILINPRPITCQREPECRVVKPLGLASGRIPDSAINATSERPNYEAKNVRLNSVTGWCSFNKQGQRDFTYVSVDLGQVFRVKAILVKGVITNDIVGRPTEIRFFYKQSENENYVVYFPNFNLTTRDPGNYGELAMITLPKYVQARFVILGIVSFVDNACLKFELMGCEEPVVEPLLGYDYGYSPCVDNEPPVFQNCPQQPIMVQKGPGGELLPVNFTEPTAVDNSGSIARLEVKPESFKTPIRIFEDTVVKYVAFDYDGNVAICEINITVPDITPPKLSCPQSYVIELVDRQDNYNVNFNETRRRINTTDASGPVTVTFSPERAVIPIGGFENVTVYATDSSGNRASCHFQVSVQATPCVDWELKPPANGGLKCAPGDKALQCIATCRSGYRFTDGAPTKTFTCDPIKHWSPTSVVPDCVSENTQQADYHVNATVIYRANGAVSRSCLPQYQDLMAQYYMDLNAILTQRCSIVTVNTNVSFIRSIPMLLEENVLKMDFILVVVPVIRQPKLYDLCGSALNLIFDLSLPYASAVIEPLLNVSSIGNQCPPLRALKSSVSRDFTCSIGEVLNMDTADVPRCLHCPAGTYASEQKQKQCISCPKGYYQNSDRQGSCLRCPFGTYTKEQGTKSIDDCVPVCGYGTYSPNGLVPCLECPRNSYTGEPPIGGYKDCQTCPAGTFTYQPAAPGRDRCRPKCAPGMYSDTGLAPCAQCPKNFYQPQHGATTCIECPTNTFTDKSGATGREACKPVTCTESICKHGGLCLPMGHSVQCFCPAGFSGRRCEIDIDECASQPCYNGATCIDLPQGYRCQCPIGYSGINCQEEKSDCSNDTCPERAMCKDEPGYNNHTCLCRSGYTGVDCDVTINPCTASGNPCNNGATCVALQQGRYKCDCLSGWEGQSCEINTDDCAERPCLLGANCTDLVADFTCDCPPGFTGKRCHEKIDLCSGNPCLNGICIDKLFHHECICHPGWTGAACETNINECASKPCKNNGQCLDQTAGYTCTCEPGYTGQQCQHTIDDCASGPCQNGATCMDELDGYQCQCRPGFVGLHCEAEIDECLSDPCNPVGMDRCVDLDNKFLCHCREGYTGELCEVNIDDCASNPCLNGASCRDEVGGYKCVCPEGWTGDRCEQDVGMCLNRPCQNDAMCVDLFLDYFCVCPSGTDGKQCETAPERCIGNPCMHMGKCQDFGSGLNCTCPDDYTGIGCQYEYDACQAGACKNGATCIDNGPGFTCICPPGYTGKTCEDDIIDCKENSCPPSATCIDLTGKFFCQCPFNLTGDDCRKSIQVDYDLYFTDPTRSSAAQVIPFFTGAQKSLTVAMWVQFTQKDEAGIFFTLYSVSSPHVPTNRRAMIQAHSNGVQVSLFPDVQDVYLPFREYATINDGQWHHVAVVWNGENGGELILITEGLIASKTEGYGSGRSIPSYAWTVLGKPQGESPKGYTESGFQGHLTKVQVWSRALHVTNEIQKQVRDCRTEPVLYPGLILTWAGYDESIGGVERVVPSHCGQRVCQPGYGGSKCQQLEADKSPPKVDHCPGDLWVIAKNGSSIVNWDEPRFSDNVGVVKVQEKSGHRSGQTLLWGTYDISYVAYDQAGNSASCNFKVYVLSEFCQELADPIGGSQLCKDWGSGGQFKVCEISCNSGLRFSQEVPKFYTCGAEGFWRPTNDPSLPVVYPACTAATPAQRVFRIKMNFPTSVLCNEAGQGVLKQKVRNAVNALNRDWNFCSYSLEGTRECKNLDIDVQCDHKARVTREADEDGGIYTISAAVPAEADPIQNTNSNDRATVQSLLEKLILEEDQFDVNDILPNTVPDPASLILESDYACPVGQVVMAPDCVPCAVGTYYDESTNKCVSCPVGTYQSESGQLKCSSCPVIAGRSSVTVGPGARSAADCKERCPAGKYYDDAAGLCRSCGHGFYQPNEGSFSCLLCGLGKTTRTAEAVSHEECRDECGSGQQLAVEGKCEPCPRGTYRTQGVQAACQACPLGRTTPNMGSAAVEECSLPVCEPGTHLNGTLNECVQCKKGTYQSEPQQTFCIPCPPNTSTKGPGGTSKAECTNPCEMSGEEMHCDANAYCLLIPETSEFKCECKPGYNGTGTVCSDVCTGYCDNEGVCMKDSRGQPSCRCSGSFTGKHCTEKSEFFYIIGGVSGGIILIIFIVLLVWMICARASRKREPKKMITPATDQNGSQVNFYYGAPTPYAESIAPSHHSTYAHYYDDEEDGWEMPNFYNETYMKESLHNGGKMNSLARSNASIYGTKDDLYDRLKRHAYPGKKDKSDSDSEGQ, from the exons GTTGGGAGCTCAAAGGAatatattgttataaatttttcaacatcaAACATTCGTGGGAAAAAGCCGCCGAATTATGCCGAAg ataTGGAAGTGAACTGATGGTGGTTGAGTCATACAGCGAGAACAATATGTCTGCAAGTATTGTAGGAAAACATTTGGATAAATATTGGTTGGGCTTAGCGTCGTTAGACGATCTAAGAACGAATACGTTAGAATCTGCTGCAGGAATGCTTGTTTCTCAGTATGCAG gtttttGGGCTTCTAAACAACCGGATCCAAAATCAGGCGAATGTGTAGACTTTGCGATCTCTGATGATCAACAACAATCGTGGGAACTTACAACATGTGAATCACTGTTACCTTTTATGTGTAAAGCAAATGCATGTCCAGCAG gatcATTCCACTGTTCAAACGGCAAGTGTATAAACGCAGCATTCAAATGTGACAAGCAAGATGACTGCGGTGACTACTCCGACGAGATTGATTGTCCAAACAATTGTCAATATTACATGGCAAGTAGCGGTGATGTGGTAGAGAGTCCTAATTATCCACACAAATACACGCCACTGAGTAACTGTAAATGGACATTAGAAGGCCCGCAGGGTCACAATATTCTTCTGCAATTTCAAGAATTTGAAACTGAGAAGAGTTTTGATATCGTGCAGATCTTAGTTGGCGGACGTACGGAAGAAAAGTCTGTTAACTTAGCAACACTATCAGGCAAAGAAGAATTAGCTAACAAACGTTTCGTATCGGCGTCGAATTTcatgataattaaattcagtACTGATGGATCAGTAGAGCGCAAAGGTTTCCGTGCGTCATGGAAAACTGAGCCACAAACATGTGGAGGAATATTACGAGCTACGCCTCAAGGACAAGTATTAACATCACCAGGATATCCGCAAAATTACCCAGGAGGTCTCGAGTGCTTGTACATACTCCAAGCTCAACCAGGCCGAATCATTTCTATAGAAATTGAGGAACTTGATCTGCAAACCAATCGTGATTATATTTTAGTCCGTGATGGAGAATCACCAATGAGCCGTCCGATTGTCCGACTCACCGGCAAGACAGAAAACAATCCAGCAGTCATTATATCAACTAGTAACAATTTGTACCTTTATTTCAAGACCTCGCTAGGAGACTCACGTCGTGGCTTCAGTATTCGCTACACTCAAGGTTGCCGTGCAACCATCGTCGCGCTAAACGGCACCGTTCAATCACCTTCTTACGGGCTCAATGAATACCCAAACAATCAGGAGTGTCTTTATCGCATCAAAAATCCAAAAGGCGTTGCGTTGTCTCTGAAATTTACCAATTTCAACGTGCACAACACCGACTACGTTCAAGTTTACGATGGATCAAACACAAATGGCTTAAGGTTACACTCCGGAAACGGTTTCACCTCAAACACACGTCCTAAAATAACTCTGACTGCAGAAAGCGGTGAAATGCTGGTTAGATTCGTTTCAGATGCTTTGAGAAGTGCAACTGGATGGCAAGCAACCTTCTCTGCAGACTGTCCCCATCTTCTACCAGGTGAAGGGGCTTTGGCAAGCAGCCGTGACACTGCGTTCGGTACAGTAATCACATTCTCCTGTCCTCTGGGCCAGGAATTTGCGACGGGTAAGCCGAAAATCACGACAGAATGCTTGCCAGGAGGTAACTGGTCAGTGACGTACATTCCAAAATGTCAGGAAGTCTACTGTGGACCAGTTCCCCAAATAGATAATGGTTTCTCAATTGGATCTTCCAATGTAACATATCATGGACTTGCCACTTATCAATGCTACGCAGGCTTTGCATTCCCCTCCGGAAGGCCAACTGAAAAGATCTCGTGTTTAGCTGATGGCAGATGGGAAAAGAAACCTTCGTGCTTAGCTTCACAGTGTGCTCCACTACCCGAAGCACCAAACGCTAACATCACAATTTTGAATGGTGGTGGTAGAAGTTATGGTACCATTGTAAGGTTTGAGTGCGAACCTGGTTATGTTCGTACAGGTCATCCTGTCATTCTTTGTATGTCAAATGGCACTTGGTCAGACAACGTCCCTACTTGTTCGCGTGCCAAGTGTGCAATATTGCCGAGTTTGAAGAACGGATTTTTGGTTGATACATCAAGAGAATATTTCTATGGAGATGAAGCCCGAGTACAGTGTAACCGCGGTTACAAGCTCACTGGATCGAATATAATTACATGCGGAGCGGAGCAAAGGTTTGAAAATGTTCCATCGTGTGAGGATATCAACGAGTGCGCTTCAAGTCAGTGTGATTTAGCATCAACTGAATGTGTCAATACACCTGGTGCTTTTGCTTGTAAATGTAAATCAGGATTCACTCCTGCAATGGACTGTCGGTCGGTTGGTGACTTGGGTATGATCAATGGTGGTATCCCGGATGAATCTATCACAGTTAGCAGTTCAGAAAATGGATATTCGAAAGCCGGAGTTCGGTTAAATAGCGGAGACGGGTGGTGTGGCAATGATGTAGAACGTGGTATGAATTGGGTGATGATTGACATGAAAGCTCCCACAATTATCCGCGGATTCCGTACCCAAGTTGTTGCTAGATTGGATAGAAACATTGCATTCACTTCTGCAATACGTATACAATACACAGATGATTTGACTGATGCATTCACTGATTACACAAACCCTGATGGTACGCCAGTTGAATTCAGAACGGTTGAGCCTATTCTGTCTATTCTAAACTTACCGGTTCTCATAGAAGCACGATACATCAGATTCCGTATACAGGATTACGTAGGAGCGCCCTGTATCAAGCTTGAGTTGATGGGTTGTACAAGACTCGAGTGTACTGATATTAATGAGTGTGCTAACAACAATGGCGGATGTCATCAAAAGTGTATCAACAGTCCCGGTAGCTATTCATGTATGTGTAATACTGGTTATGAACTGTACAAAGGTAATGGAACGGCTGGATTTGCAATTGCTAGGTCAGAAACTGGAGAACGAGATGGTGATTTGTATCAACGTAATAAGACATGCGTACCTGTAATGTGTCCCAATTTACCGGCTCCtgaaaatggaaaaataatgCTCACTAAAGACCAATTCCACTTTGGAGACGTTATAAGGTTCCAATGTAACTTTGGGTACGTTTTGGCTGGATCATCAGCTGTTATTTGTACATCAAGTGGTGCTTGGAACGGAACAACGCCTGAGTGTCAGTTTGCTAAGTGTGTATCGTTACCAGATGATAAAAATGAAGGTCTCTCAGTGATTAGATCTGATGAAACTAGTGTTCTGGTACCTTTTGGACAGAACGTTACGTTGAAATGTGGTAACTCAGGACGCTACTTACGGAATACAGCTACTGCAGGCTTTAGACAGTGTGTTTATGATCCAAAACCAGGACTGCCAGATTACTGGCTCTCTGGATTCCAACCAGCCTGTCCCCGATCAAATTGTGGAAAGCCTCTACCAACTCCTGGTGCAGAGTACGGACAATATGCAGACACTAAATATCAGTCATCGTTCTTCTTTGGTTGTCAAGATACCTTTAAGTTAGCCGGTCAAACAAATCGTCATGACAACGTAGTACGTTGTCAAGCAAATGGTGTATGGGACTTTGGTGACTTGAGATGTGAAGGACCGGTTTGTGAAGATCCTGGTAGACCAAGTGATGGTTTCCAAGTCGCACGAAGTTATGAACAAGGTTCTGAGGTAAACTTCGGATGTAATCGTCCAGGTTATATTCTGATTAATCCGCGTCCTATTACTTGTCAACGTGAACCCGAATGTCGTGTTGTTAAGCCACTGGGTCTTGCATCAGGACGCATTCCTGATTCAGCGATAAACGCTACTTCGGAAAGACCTAATTATGAAGCTAAAAATGTAAGATTGAATTCTGTAACTGGTTGGTGTAGTTTTAACAAGCAAGGACAACGGGACTTTACTTACGTCAGCGTTGATTTGGGTCAAGTATTCCGAGTCAAAGCTATCTTAGTTAAAGGAGTCATCACTAACGATATAGTAGGAAGACCTACAGAAATACGATTTTTCTACAAACAATCCGAAAATGAAAACTACGTTGTTTATTTCCCGAACTTCAATTTAACTACACGTGATCCTGGCAATTATGGTGAATTAGCAATGATTACATTGCCTAAGTACGTTCAAGCACGTTTTGTTATTTTGGGAATCGTTAGTTTTGTAGATAATGCttgtttgaaatttgaattgatGGGTTGTGAAGAGCCGGTTGTGGAGCCACTTTTGGGTTATGATTATGGTTATTCACCTTGTGTCGACAATGAACCGCCTGTCTTCCAAAACTGTCCTCAACAACCAATTATGGTACAAAAAGGACCAGGAGGAGAATTGCTGCCAGTAAATTTCACCGAACCAACTGCTGTTGATAACAGTGGCAGTATAGCTCGTTTAGAAGTTAAACCGGAGAGTTTTAAGACACCAATAAGGATTTTTGAAGACACGGTTGTCAAGTATGTTGCGTTTGATTACGACGGAAATGTTGCTATTTGTGAGATTAATATCACAGTGCCAGATATAACACCGCCTAAGCTAAGTTGTCCACAGAGTTATGTTATCGAATTGGTCGATCGTCAAGACAACTACAATGTTAACTTTAATGAAACACGTAGACGGATCAATACAACTGATGCCTCAGGACCAGTTACAGTGACGTTTTCACCAGAACGCGCAGTAATTCCGATTGGAGGATTCGAGAATGTCACCGTATATGCAACAGACTCAAGCGGAAACCGTGCGTCTTGTCACTTCCAAGTTTCAGTACAGGCAACTCCATGTGTAGATTGGGAACTTAAACCGCCGGCTAATGGAGGTTTGAAATGTGCGCCTGGTGACAAGGCGCTTCAGTGCATTGCAACATGTAGATCAGGCTACCGATTTACTGATGGTGCCCCAACAAAAACATTCACTTGTGATCCAATTAAACATTGGTCTCCAACATCTGTGGTACCTGATTGTGTTTCAGAGAATACCCAACAAGCAGATTACCATGTAAATGCCACAGTAATTTATCGAGCTAATGGGGCAGTATCCAGATCATGTCTTCCTCAGTATCAAGACTTGATGGCCCAATACTACATGGACTTGAACGCTATTCTAACGCAACGTTGTTCAATAGTTACCGTAAACACTAATGTTTCCTTTATACGATCAATTCCAATGCTATTAGAAGAAAACGTTTTGAAGATGGATTTCATCTTAGTAGTTGTACCAGTGATTCGTCAACCAAAATTGTACGATCTGTGTGGCTCAGCATTGAATTTGATCTTCGATCTGTCTTTGCCATATGCCAGCGCAGTAATAGAACCACTTCTGAACGTGTCTTCTATAGGCAATCAATGTCCACCACTGCGTGCTCTGAAATCGTCAGTCTCACGTGACTTTACTTGCAGCATAGGTGAAGTACTGAATATGGACACTGCAGATGTACCAAGGTGTCTTCATTGTCCGGCAGGGACTTACGCAAGTGAACAGAAACAAAAACAGTGTATATCTTGTCCGAAAGGGTACTATCAGAACAGCGATCGTCAGGGATCATGTCTACGTTGTCCTTTCGGCACTTATACCAAAGAACAAGGCACAAAGAGCATTGATGACTGTGTACCAGTCTGTGGGTATGGAACATACTCACCTAATGGTTTAGTACCTTGTTTAGAATGTCCAAGAAATAGTTACACCGGTGAACCACCGATTGGTGGTTACAAAGACTGTCAAACTTGCCCAGCAGGAACTTTTACATATCAACCAGCAGCTCCAGGACGTGATCGTTGTAGGCCGAAGTGTGCACCGGGAATGTATTCTGACACAGGTCTTGCGCCTTGTGCACAGTGTCCTAAGAATTTCTATCAACCTCAACATGGTGCTACCACATGCATAGAATGTCCTACTAACACCTTCACTGATAAATCAGGTGCAACCGGTCGTGAAGCCTGTAAGCCCGTTACTTGTACTGAGTCTATCTGCAAACACGGTGGGCTATGCTTACCAATGGGACACAGTGTCCAATGTTTCTGTCCAGCTGGATTTTCTGGACGGCGATGTGAAATAGATATCGATGAATGTGCATCACAACCCTGTTACAATGGAGCCACGTGTATAGATCTACCACAAGGATATCGATGCCAATGTCCAATCGGTTATTCAGGTATCAATTGTCAAGAGGAAAAATCTGATTGTTCCAATGACACTTGTCCTGAAAGAGCTATGTGCAAAGATGAACCAGGTTACAACAATCATACTTGTCTCTGTAGATCCGGATACACTGGAGTTGACTGCGATGTTACGATAAACCCATGCACTGCCAGTGGTAATCCTTGCAACAATGGCGCTACTTGTGTAGCATTACAACAAGGACGTTACAAGTGTGACTGCTTATCCGGGTGGGAAGGCCAAAGTTGTGAAATTAATACCGATGATTGTGCAGAACGACCGTGCTTACTTGGTGCTAATTGTACAGATTTGGTTGCCGATTTCACGTGTGATTGTCCACCAGGATTTACTGGCAAACGGTgtcatgaaaaaattgatttatgcTCCGGAAACCCATGTTTGAACGGTATTTGTATCGACAAATTGTTCCATCATGAATGTATTTGTCATCCCGGATGGACAGGTGCCGCTTGCGAAACCAATATTAATGAGTGTGCCAGCAAGCCTTGTAAGAATAATGGCCAGTGTCTTGATCAAACTGCAGGATATACGTGTACTTGTGAACCCGGTTACACGGGTCAACAGTGTCAGCATACTATTGATGATTGCGCTTCAGGACCATGTCAAAACGGTGCTACTTGTATGGACGAGCTTGATGGTTATCAATGTCAATGTAGACCTGGCTTTGTCGGTCTACATTGTGAGGCTGAAATCGACGAGTGCTTAAGCGATCCATGTAATCCTGTAGGTATGGATCGTTGCGTTGACTTGGATAACAAGTTCCTGTGTCACTGTCGCGAAGGATATACAGGTGAACTTTGTGAAGTCAATATTGATGACTGCGCCTCAAACCCTTGTCTTAATGGTGCTTCATGCCGTGATGAAGTAGGAGGCTATAAGTGTGTATGTCCTGAAGGATGGACCGGCGATAGATGTGAACAAGACGTGGGAATGTGTCTCAATAGACCTTGTCAGAATGACGCGATGTGTGTGGATCTATTCCTCGATTACTTCTGTGTATGTCCTTCAGGTACTGATGGCAAGCAATGTGAAACAGCTCCAGAAAGATGCATCGGTAATCCATGCATGCACATGGGAAAATGCCAAGACTTTGGCTCAGGCTTGAATTGTACTTGTCCTGATGATTACACAGGAATCGGTTGTCAGTATGAGTACGACGCTTGCCAAGCTGGTGCATGTAAAAACGGCGCTACTTGTATCGACAATGGACCTGGATTTACTTGCATATGTCCACCAGGTTATACTGGCAAAACTTGTGAAGATGACATTATTGATTGTAAGGAGAATTCATGTCCTCCTTCTGCCACGTGTATCGATTTAACCGGCAAATTTTTCTGTCAATGTCCATTCAATTTGACCGGTGACGACTGTAGAAAGTCAATCCAAGTAGACTATGATCTCTACTTCACCGACCCAACGAGAAGTAGTGCCGCTCAGGTGATACCATTCTTCACAGGAGCACAGAAGAGTTTGACCGTCGCAATGTGGGTGCAATTCACTCAGAAAGATGAAGCGGGAATATTCTTCACGTTATACAGTGTTTCTTCGCCTCATGTGCCCACAAATCGACGTGCAATGATTCAAGCCCACAGCAATGGAGTTCAAGTCTCTTTGTTTCCAGATGTTCAAGATGTTTATCTACCATTTAGAGAGTATGCAACAATCAATGATGGCCAGTGGCATCATGTAGCAGTTGTTTGGAACGGAGAAAATGGTGGAGAGCTGATTCTTATTACTGAAGGCTTGATTGCCAGTAAAACTGAAGGATACGGTAGCGGAAGAAGCATACCTTCATATGCTTGGACTGTTTTAGGAAAACCGCAAGGAGAAAGCCCTAAAGGCTACACTGAGTCTGGATTCCAAGGACATTTGACTAAAGTACAAGTATGGTCTCGAGCTTTGCATGTTACCAATGAAATTCAAAAGCAAGTCCGTGATTGCCGAACTGAGCCGGTATTGTATCCAGGTCTTATATTAACCTGGGCTGGTTATGACGAGAGTATCGGAGGAGTTGAAAGAGTCGTTCCTTCGCATTGCGGACAGCGAGTCTGTCAACCCGGTTACGGAGGTAGTAAATGCCAACAACTTGAAGCTGACAAAAGTCCTCCTAAGGTTGACCATTGTCCTGGAGACTTGTGGGTTATTGCCAAGAATGGATCGTCAATTGTAAACTGGGATGAACCTCGTTTCTCTGACAACGTTGGAGTTGTTAAAGTACAAGAGAAGAGTGGGCACCGATCTGGACAGACCCTATTGTGGGGAACTTATGATATCAGCTATGTTGCTTACGATCAAGCGGGCAACTCGGCTAGCTGCAACTTCAAAGTCTACGTTCTCTCAGAGTTTTGTCAAGAACTGGCAGATCCTATTGGAGGATCACAACTGTGCAAGGACTGGGGTTCAGGAGGACAATTTAAAGTCTGCGAGATATCTTGTAACTCAGGGCTTAGATTCTCGCAAGAAGTTCCCAAATTCTATACATGTGGTGCTGAAGGATTCTGGCGTCCTACCAACGATCCTAGTTTACCAGTTGTTTATCCCGCGTGTACCGCCGCCACACCGGCTCAACGAGTTTTCagaataaaaatgaacttCCCTACATCTGTTTTGTGTAACGAAGCTGGTCAAGGTGTTCTTAAACAGAAGGTTCGAAATGCTGTCAATGCTCTGAATAGAGATTGGAACTTCTGTTCTTATTCTCTAGAAG GTACTCGAGAGTGTAAGAATTTGGATATTGACGTCCAGTGTGATCACAAAGCTCGTGTTACTCGTGAAGCTGATGAAGATGGCGGAATCTACACGATATCTGCTGCTGTGCCGGCTGAAGC TGATCCAATTCAGAACACAAACTCAAATGATCGTGCAACGGTACAAAGTCTACTTGAGAAATTAATTCTTGAGGAAGATCAATTTGATGTTAATGATATTTTACCTAACACCGTACCAGATCCTGCTTCGTTGATACTTGAATCGGACTATGCTTGTCCAGTTGGTCAAGTTGTTATGGCACCTGACTgcg TACCATGTGCGGTCGGAACTTACTACGACGAATCGACAAACAAGTGTGTGTCATGTCCAGTAGGAACGTACCAAAGTGAATCAGGCCAGCTTAAATGCAGCAGTTGTCCCGTAATAGCAGGAAGATCCAGTGTGACAGTAGGACCAGGAGCACGGAGCGCAGCTGATTGCAAAGAGCGTTGTCCCGCAGGTAAATACTACGACGACGCAGCCGGACTATGTCGTAGCTGTGGTCACGGATTTTACCAACCAAACGAGGGTAGTTTCTCGTGTTTGCTTTGTGGACTGGGCAAAACTACAAGAACCGCTGAAGCAGTATCTCATGAAGAGTGTCGCGATGAATGTGGATCGGGTCAACAATTGGCAGTCGAAGGCAAGTGTGAACCTTGTCCTAGAGGCACCTACCGAACCCAAGGTGTGCAAGCAGCTTGTCAAGCATGCCCATTGGGTAGAACTACGCCTAATATGGGATCCGCGGCTGTTGAAGAGTGCTCACTGCCCGTTTGTGAGCCTGGTACGCATCTTAACGGCACTTTGAATGAATGTGTCCAATGTAAGAAGGGTACTTATCAATCGGAGCCTCAGCAAACGTTCTGTATTCCCTGTCCGCCGAATACCAGCACCAAAGGACCTGGCGGTACTAGCAAGGCTGAGTGTACCAACCCGTGTGAAATGAGCGGTGAAGAAATGCATTGTGACGCCAATGCTTATTGTTTGTTAATCCCAGAAACCAGCGAATTCAAATGTGAATGCAAACCAGGGTACAATGGAACGGGTACAGTTTGTTCCGATGTCTGTACAGGATATTGTGACAATGAGGGAGTTTGCATGAAAGACAGCCGTGGACAGCCGTCTTGTAGGTGCAGTGGTAGCTTCACCGGTAAACACTGCACTGAAAAATCAGAGTTCTTCTACATAATTGGCGGGGTTTCCGGTGGAATTATACTTATTATCTTTATCGTTCTGCTCGTATGGATGATTTGTGCTCGTGCAAGTCGGAAACGTGAGCCCAAGAAAATGATTACACCCGCTACTGATCAAAATGGATCACAAGTCAACTTTTACTATGGAGCCCCGACACCTTACGCTGAATCTATTGCACCTTCTCATCACAGTACTTACGCTCATTATTATGATGACGAAGAAGACGGATGGGAAATGCCGAATTTCTACAATGAGACTTATATGaaag AGAGTCTGCACAATGGAGGCAAAATGAATAGTTTAGCGCGTTCAAACGCCAGCATTTACGGTACCAAGGATGATCTTTATGATAGACTGAAACGTCATGCATATCCAGGAAAAAAAG acAAAAGTGACAGTGACAGCGAGGGTCAGTGA